A region of the Sardina pilchardus chromosome 3, fSarPil1.1, whole genome shotgun sequence genome:
AGCACATCACtgcaaggagagagggagcacagcgctggaaggaggaggaggagagagaccaaGGTACAGAAAGAGGAATGTAAAGAGGAAAATAACAAAAGCATGTGAGTTGAATTCTAGTCGTTTGGCTGAAGCTTTTCAGAGAGGCTTCATTGTTCTTCACGAACTGGTGGATAATTAAGTGctctatttctttatttctctctctctttctctctctctctctctctctctcgctctttctttcactcacatTATCCCAGGCCAAGGCAAGGCTAGCAGCCTGTGGAAGCAGGGTGCCctggttctctcctctcctgccccacGCTGTAGCATCAGAATGGGCTGCACGGCGGGACACCCGGCCTGCCAGCCCCAGTCCCCCGGAGCCTGTGGAGTGTCCGCTGCCGAGAGCCACAGCGTAGGACCAGAGGAGCTAGGCCCCAAAGCTCCAGACGTGCTGTCCTCTCTGGAGCGACTCTCCCAAGCCACAGGTGGGGTGGAGAAGTCCTGGTACCGCTGTATTTTCCCCTTCGGCATAATCTCCCTGGTGATCGGCATCGCGGGAACGGGCGTCAGCTACACCTACAATGATCTCCCACAGACCAAGGTGGTGtctgtggtgctgctggtgaccGGGTTGATCCTGATCATAATGGCCACACTCTGCTGGACAGCCCACAAGAAGAAACGCAGGAAAAAAAAGCAAGGAGCGTCCGATAGTTCTGAGCAGTGCCCACTATGACGGGGGGGCAGTTGGAAGATGACAGAAACGAAGCAAAAAGGATGAAAGGCATTGGGGAGCATGTTTGGTGGTTTTTGACTCACAGCATCCCTCTTtaggattcttttttttttttttgattctGCTGATGAGCTCTGTCCACCGACTAACTCAGGAGAAGCACCAACTGAGAAATGCCAAAAAAAAGTGTacgcacatttttttttttggcgtaAAAGTCTCATTTGAACACACTCAAGGATTGGAGTGGAAACACTTTTAAGTGGCGAGGGGAGGGGCACATGCAGTTTACCGTCACAGAGCAGGTGTCTAGTGTCAAAACAAGCCAGAAGAAGCAGCACactcttacacgcacacacactctctctctctctctctctctctctctctctctctctctctctctctctctcttctctctctctctcactctctcgcacacacgtACTGGTCATTGGACacggtgggtgtgtgttgcaAAGCGCTTGCTGCCGTCAGCTCTGGCGTCAGACCCCTGCATTCCGGCCACCTCGGGTATGCGAGTGCTCCGTCGGAGAAGTGGGCCAGAGGGGGCAACCCGACACCCCCACCTAAGTGGAGTTGACCCCCGTCGGCGTCCCGCGTCATTGGCCCCCATCCTGTGACACCAGCGCAATGTGTGAGCTTTTTACGCAACGGGACACTGGAACATGAACTGCGCTCCGACCAGCTCGCATCAACAGCTGTGGTCAGCGCTCGGGAGGGCCCGAACAGCGCCCGTCTCTAAAGGGAGGTGTGTAAATGCGTCTGCGTGCATGTCTCCAGGATGAAAATGAATACGGAGAGAGGAGACACGACTCTCTTGTCAGAAAACAAACCGTTGATTTATCAGGGCATTTGCTTCTGGTGgacacctgtgtctgtgtgcgcacacgtgggCACTACTATAGGAATCACTGATGTTTATGGGGGTGCGAATTCACTTGGGGGATTTGTGTTTTGCATAACACCTGTAGAGGTTTCTGACGACCAGGAAGCCTTGCTCACTCTCACCCCCAGTCATAGCATCACAAGGCCTCCTTTTGTCTCCCACTGATCTGAACAGATCATGGGTTTGGCAAAAGAAATGACTCAAAAATCAAGAGACACCACATTTGCTGTATTTTTTTACGTATTTTTTTAGAGGCCCAAAGTGCCTTGAGCTGTCAGCAAAACTGTTTAAAGTCTCTGCGCGCACattattttttccccttgttTCTATCAGgagcacccccctcccccatctcacCCCTTTAACCTCAAACGTCAATGAAGACCCAACACCCCATCCTGGTTTTTCCACTGGAGCTAAACCCCATTGCCATGTCACAGGAAGCCGAGGGAACAGAATACCACCAGCacccctccgcacacacacacacacacacacacacacacgcatgcacgcacgcacgcacacacacacgcacacagcagacAACATTACACTGCCATCCTGTCAGCAGCGACAAAATCATTTTACAGTTATTATACAGAATTCAACAAAGACTGCCACATGGTGAATTGGTCCTATCTATCCTCAGACATATTTGCTTTGCTGAAGGCGTGGTGGAGCAGTGTTAGCATCACCAGCTGACTATTGCTttacccgggttcaattcctgcagttatgaATCCGTGTAGCTTTGGATGAAAAGCGCCTGCTAAATATTCTGTCAACTTAACTTTAATTGGAGAATGCTCACAGATCTCTCGTCCTTCAAGTTCAGTCTTTGAGTGCTTTCCACTATGCCAGGTTGTAAATGTTACCTCTTTTGAGAGACAAGACTAATATGTCTACTCAGAAAAGGGACACTCtttcttatgtttcttaaaaaaagaaaaaatcagtCAAGGGTCATACTAAAATCTAGTCTCAATTCTTAACCTATGCGGGATGATGACTTGATTTCATTCATGAGTGATACATGATGCTCGGCATTCATGTCCCTGTGTGCATTAATGCTCCCTGAAAGATGTGACAGAATGTCAGAACAGAAGAGAGTTGCCTTCTGTGGTTCCCCGTCTTGGAACAGCAGGCCATGTTcacacttttttcccccctcccgcACAGTGATAGCCATGCGCTCCAAGCAGACGGCTTCTTCAGTCTGCCAGGGCTCAAAAGCTGCTGTCCGTGTTCCCAGGGCTATTTCTACTACCCTCAAAAACTCGAGGATAACTCAGAGTCACCATGCGGTGATGGTTCTGAGCTCGGCAAATAGTGTTTAGGGAGGGACTCAGTCTGCATTTTGAAGGACATTATCACATATGTGTCAAAAATGCTTTTGCATCTGTCAGCAGCGTGCAAAATGATTGCGCATGAAATACgagaaggagaaggggaagggaagagatAAAGAGGAAGTTGGTATGGACATTCGCTGTAATGAAGACCAGCATATGCCGAGACTCTAAACTGGATGTGCTCTGAGCAGCCTTGTGCCCTTTGCTGCAAATTAGAACAGTCTGTAAAGCAGAAACGTATCCGTATACTGAAAGACACAAGTGCAGCTGCAGGTCTGTGCATTTGGCATGGAAGAACAATGTGCCTTCTTAGGTGTCTACACAATAACAAGGATCTTGAACATTAGCATTCTGTGCCTCTAAATcagattgtcttttttttttattacactgTGCTTGCCATACGAACAAAATTGAAGACTTGGTTTGTGAAGAAAGAGAAtactttatctctctttttcttcccttttccctttatgaaagagagagtggattGTGTTTAGTTTCCCACAAGTCTTTATCACCCCTTCGCCATCCTCTTTATCACAGCTTGCTGCAGATATACAGCCTTGATTTTAGCCCACTTCATGAACTCTGCTTGAGGACGCCATGACTAAAAACTAGGTTTAATGCCCGTACCCTTTGAAGGCAAATGGTGGCCGTGAGTTAGCGTCGGCCACAGCTCGGTCGGAACCCTAATAGCCGAAATGTGCGATGAGTCATCCCGGCTGATTTAATTACATTGCTGAAGCCTTGTTGGGAGCCAATAGGAGTCACTCGCAGCTGAAACAGCACTTGCAAAagttctccctcactctctataCTAACACGAGATAAATCGTTCACTGACTTAAAAACAGAGGATGCTGAGGCTATACATTTGagatgtaacacacacaaaaccactccACCATGTCTGATGATAACTGCACTTCAGCTTATTCTGCAACGTGCCACACAAATACATGTCCACAAGATATCCTGCTACTTGCTCCAACAGAAAAAAGCTATGTTAGTAAAGGTCTTTTGTAATTTGTAATAACTTGTGATAAATATTTtggtttaaaaagaaaagagggaatGGCCTACTCTACCTCTCTATACCTGAGGGGGTTGCTTGAATGAAGAAGTTCCACATAATTGTGTCTGTCTTGGTAAAAATGTAATCCATCTCCTTACTgatgtaaatataaatgtgtgCTTAAAGTTATTTATATCTTTCTACTCATATAAGCTTAATTCAAAATCTGTACTGGATGTTCACTTgaatcattttcttttttgtgaatTTATTGTGACAAATAAATATCTATATTTTGATACAGTATGACGtctaatgtatttgtttgtgcttctcagaaagaaaagaacacagTTTTTCCTGCCACTCATTTATTCAAACCTAAAAGTCCTCCTGAAATAAGACATTCAGCCAGacctctcacatactgtatgggtaataaccaccatcaaactTTAGCTTTTAGGTGAAACATTTATATACATTGTTATCTCATTGATCCTGCCTTACTGTAATTGACATTAGAGCATATGAGGCAGCTTGTCTTACAGTAACACAGCCCATCTTTGTAGATACTTTGTGTAACATCCTGTAACATCCCTTATGTCTTACACAGTGATGGATTTtactggatttttttctttcatactatatatgtggtttctgttggaatatttcCAATTTGAATACTGCATTCAATAAaatttgaaaaatcattgtatatgattctggatctattttttgcaagaaagcaaattggcactgatatgtaagctgctgtaatgcagcactgattcacattgagagctgaattttgtattttgatgccccttgtctaatgactgattgaaagcgcttatgcacttgtgtgcaagttgtgttgtttgagggcaaaatttgcttttggtccatattttaaatgttttggaggagCTAGAGctttttgcaggcaaaatgagtcattttgaccattggtgccactgtttaggcctttgcgttgagagttttgaaacatggtttttttgagtcgactactgcgtcaaagcaatcaaaaaaaactgtaattgatcAAAAGTCTTCTCTGTTATCAGTAAGCGGTCTCATGACATGGTTCAGATTGTTATTTAGTCTGATCAGAAATCAAAATGGCCACCAGCAGTGGTGTATGCTAACCAAGTGGTGAGTACATATAAATCATAGTTATTTTccactagatgtaccgcaaagcggtacacaatataaGCACGGCtaagtcctgcacattctctccgcaaaaataaatcatgcttgtcaatttgtctacatctcctactccatccccagCTCGTTTTAATGTAACACAATGTTTATGTAAATGAGCGTGTGCctttgcttttgtgtttgtgtgtatctgtgtgtgtttacgcttgtgaatgtgtgtggggggttatggtgtgtatgtatcctgtgtgtgtgtgtgtgtgtgtgtgtgtgtgtgtgtgtgtgtgtgtgtctgtgtctgtgtctgtgtctgtgtctgtgtctgcttgccATCGTGTACAAAATGTATGTGtttcatgtgtctgtgcgtgtactgtatgttcgcttgtgagtgggtgtgtgggggtaatggggtgtgtttgtgtgttaaatgtgagtgtgtgcgtgtgcctgcatgtgtgtgtgtgtgtctgtgtgtgtgtgtgtgtgtgacatgtgcgcatgtgggtgtgtgtttgtgcaactgtgcgtgtacgtgtttgtgtgcgtgcgtgcctgagtgtgtgtgcgtgtaagtctgtgtgtccgtgcctgtgcgtgtgtgtatgcctgcatctttactttgtgtgtgtatgtgagtgtgtctttatatgtgtgtgtttatctgtgtttgtttgtgcattcagtgtgtgtgagtgtgttcatacctgtgtctgtgcttgtgtgtgcgtgtgcgtttatctatgtgcgtgcgcacacggatatgtgtgtgtgtgtgtgtgtgtgtgtgtgtgtgtgtgtgtaaaatttgGTCAATGTGTGTTCTATGTTGAAAATTTTGTTTCAGATATATGCTAACATACACTGCAAATACAGATGTTATCAGGGTATCACACCTCATTTTATGGCAACGGTAGGATGAatagaagagagaatgagagtgataGGGGAGATCCCTGAATGCTCTTCAGACAGGCActagtgatgaagatgaggctTATCAGCCAGAATTGAGAGACAAAACTAGAGACTATGAGTTCTgctgaggtggaggaagaggcgAAGGATCTGCATCCCCACAATTGCATTATGGGAAAATGTAACATATTCAGTGTCAGCTGGAAGGATCACACCATAATGCAACATTATGAATTTGGAAAGTTGCCTTGTGTGGTTGGTTATATACCACTATGACTTTTGTGGAAAATTACTATGTGGGAGGTTTAACGAGTTATACTGTGAGTGATCAAATGTCTATCAGATGCTTATACAGCATCCTGGTCACCCATCAGCTCTACCAAATGAGTAACAGGTATGGGTCAAAGCATACCTATAAACCCATAAAATTCATTTTATAATCATTAAAACAGAGACTCATTTTGGAAATACTTTTAGAAAAGCACCATAAATGGCATACAATTATAAGAACAGGTAGGTACCTCTTCAGTGGATATAAATGGTGAGGTACAAAGGACACAATAATTTTGCTCTTGCCAATAAAATAGTAATTAATAATTGCCATTGTACTATGTTATTCAACTTTGTCACATGAGATTTTGTTTTGATGCATTGTATGACtgatatgaaaacaaaataaaaagaagttaaaaaaaaattgccaCTGATAATACCTTGCTTGCATGATAAGAGGTTTACTTTGATAATGTAGTACACATAGAACGTATAAAGCATTTAAAGATGTTGTCGACTACAATCTTTTGTTGAAAACTACTTGTGTTTAAATACAGCTATTGGCCTTCAGCTTAAAATAATGACAATTGATGAACGGATTTCAAATGTACTTCTGTGTGGGTTAGTGAGCTCAGAGCTAATTGCAAAATGGGATCAGTCACCATCTACTGGAGAAAATATGAAAGTGATGTCCAGGGCTGTCTTTCATTTGCctcaacagaaacag
Encoded here:
- the LOC134076385 gene encoding transmembrane protein 100, with product MGCTAGHPACQPQSPGACGVSAAESHSVGPEELGPKAPDVLSSLERLSQATGGVEKSWYRCIFPFGIISLVIGIAGTGVSYTYNDLPQTKVVSVVLLVTGLILIIMATLCWTAHKKKRRKKKQGASDSSEQCPL